In a genomic window of Methanosarcina horonobensis HB-1 = JCM 15518:
- a CDS encoding GNAT family N-acetyltransferase, translating to MTEAGKQVIRMKYEFSPISSEDREAIIDTFNYYIENSFAAYPESKVPYEFFSFFLQTISGYPNAVVRDENKIFLGFCMLRPHSPMPTFSGTAEISYFINPEYTGKGIGSVMLEYLLSGAREKGLHCILASISSLNEGSVRFHSQHGFSECGRFREAGKKNGKFFDTVWMQKLL from the coding sequence ATGACTGAAGCAGGAAAACAGGTGATTAGAATGAAATATGAATTCTCTCCAATTTCTTCCGAAGATAGGGAGGCTATAATTGATACTTTCAACTACTATATTGAGAACAGTTTTGCCGCTTATCCTGAGAGTAAAGTTCCTTACGAGTTTTTCAGTTTCTTTCTTCAGACTATTTCAGGGTATCCAAACGCCGTTGTAAGGGATGAAAATAAAATTTTCCTGGGCTTTTGTATGCTCCGTCCCCATTCTCCAATGCCAACTTTCTCCGGAACAGCCGAAATCTCGTACTTCATCAACCCCGAGTACACGGGAAAAGGAATTGGCTCTGTAATGCTGGAATATCTTCTTTCGGGAGCCAGAGAAAAAGGACTTCACTGCATCCTGGCAAGCATTTCTTCCCTCAACGAGGGAAGCGTTCGTTTCCACAGCCAGCACGGGTTCTCCGAGTGCGGGAGATTCAGGGAGGCAGGAAAAAAGAACGGAAAATTCTTTGATACGGTATGGATGCAGAAGCTTCTGTAA
- a CDS encoding flavodoxin domain-containing protein — protein sequence MKAIVVYLSTSGNTKVMAEAIGNGIESKNVDVKVVSFYDVKPEELNEAEAIAIGSSTFYYKMLLPMEKFMNETLVSTNPQGKLGAAFGSYGWSGEAPIMIAEKMRELGMTVMDPVLRILHRPTDKDLQECKRLGVDIAEKMKQRSKKAEAEKQQ from the coding sequence TTGAAAGCAATAGTAGTTTATCTGAGCACCTCAGGGAATACGAAAGTTATGGCTGAAGCAATAGGGAACGGGATTGAGTCAAAGAACGTGGATGTAAAGGTTGTCAGTTTCTATGATGTAAAGCCCGAAGAACTCAACGAAGCAGAAGCAATTGCAATTGGCTCTTCGACTTTTTACTACAAAATGCTGCTGCCCATGGAGAAGTTCATGAATGAAACTCTCGTTTCCACAAACCCGCAGGGCAAGCTAGGGGCTGCCTTCGGGTCATACGGATGGAGCGGAGAAGCGCCCATAATGATTGCTGAAAAGATGCGGGAACTGGGAATGACCGTTATGGACCCTGTACTCAGGATCCTCCACAGACCCACGGACAAGGACTTGCAAGAATGCAAGAGGCTCGGTGTTGACATTGCTGAGAAAATGAAGCAGAGAAGTAAAAAAGCGGAAGCGGAAAAGCAGCAGTAA
- a CDS encoding RNA-guided endonuclease TnpB family protein, with the protein MLKAYKYRLKPAKKQETLINKHIGSCRLIYNWALEQKIKTYEQTGKCINHMELDKLLPALKTEKPFLKEINSQSLQGMTKHVDAVFLDFSERRTAFPGSNRRNKARKLLSKIHEKISNQRNNFQHQISSKLISENQAIALETLNVKDMVKNHHLAQAISDSAWSGFATKLEYKAEWLGKTVLRIGQFEPSSKLCNVCGYHNSELTLKDRVWICPDCKTPHDRDINAAINIKKFSLLE; encoded by the coding sequence ATGTTAAAAGCCTATAAGTACAGATTGAAACCTGCTAAAAAACAAGAAACGCTAATAAATAAGCACATAGGTAGCTGTAGGCTTATTTACAATTGGGCTTTAGAACAGAAAATTAAGACTTATGAACAGACTGGAAAATGTATAAATCATATGGAGCTGGATAAGCTTCTTCCTGCCCTGAAAACTGAAAAACCTTTCCTGAAAGAAATTAATTCTCAGTCACTTCAGGGAATGACAAAACATGTAGACGCTGTCTTTTTAGATTTTTCAGAGAGAAGAACGGCTTTCCCAGGTTCAAATCGTAGAAATAAAGCCAGAAAACTGTTATCTAAAATCCATGAAAAAATAAGCAATCAGAGAAATAATTTCCAGCACCAAATCTCTTCTAAATTAATAAGCGAGAACCAAGCAATAGCTCTGGAAACTCTGAATGTCAAAGACATGGTCAAGAATCATCATTTAGCTCAGGCTATAAGCGATTCTGCATGGAGTGGCTTTGCAACGAAGCTAGAATATAAGGCAGAATGGCTCGGAAAAACGGTACTAAGGATTGGACAATTTGAGCCTTCTTCTAAACTTTGTAATGTTTGCGGTTATCATAATTCAGAATTGACACTAAAGGATAGAGTATGGATTTGCCCTGATTGCAAGACTCCGCATGATAGGGATATTAACGCCGCTATCAATATCAAAAAGTTCTCTCTCCTTGAGTAA
- a CDS encoding PAS domain-containing protein, with protein sequence MDSDTSESREELNSYPSVADSADGERGKALHAALEREEALKTIINNSQVVVFLWKNEEKRPAEFVSENVVNFGYTVEDFVSERVLYEEIIYPDDLKKVEEGLEKRIRIGAPDFNMEYRIFSKARKIRWVSERTFIQRDPEGEVTHFQGVVLDITERKKSEEKLEKVLEMQKMLTTVINNSPAVVFLWRNEKYWPAAFVSDNVVQFGYTVDDFMSQEILYGKIIHPYDLRRVEEELERNIQKGEVSFNSEYRIFTKAGDLRWVNERTFIQREKDGDVTCFQGIVLDITSRKNIEEALRKSLEMQKVLKTIISKSSAVAFLWKNMENWPVEFVSENVTQFGYTVEDFTSGRILYGDIVHREDINSVSESLSRSIREGFDSFEMEYRILTGDGSVRWVEERTYIQRDTQGNVTHFQGIVVDVTERKEAQEMLEIQRELGIALSSTWNLQTMLNLILDACLQVKEIDAGGIYLKDELLDQINLVAHRGLSSEFVKKIYAYRADSPEAKQVWTEKPIYKLSFFAEEMADLLRKEKITAVAVIPMKHRGEIIGSLNFASHTVDRIPQNIRNFLESIALQVVNYIAPVRIEADFI encoded by the coding sequence ATGGACAGCGATACTTCAGAAAGCAGAGAAGAACTGAATAGCTATCCAAGCGTAGCAGATTCTGCGGATGGCGAAAGAGGAAAAGCTCTTCATGCAGCTCTGGAAAGGGAAGAAGCTCTGAAAACTATAATCAATAATAGTCAGGTAGTAGTCTTTCTATGGAAAAACGAAGAAAAACGGCCTGCAGAGTTTGTTTCCGAAAATGTAGTGAACTTTGGATACACGGTAGAAGATTTCGTATCGGAAAGGGTACTTTATGAGGAGATTATTTACCCTGATGACCTTAAAAAAGTTGAAGAGGGACTTGAAAAAAGAATTCGGATCGGAGCTCCGGATTTCAATATGGAGTACAGAATTTTCTCAAAAGCCAGGAAGATACGTTGGGTAAGTGAAAGGACCTTCATTCAGAGAGACCCGGAAGGAGAGGTAACTCACTTTCAGGGAGTGGTGCTCGATATCACCGAACGGAAGAAAAGTGAAGAAAAACTGGAAAAGGTCCTTGAGATGCAGAAGATGCTCACTACAGTGATCAATAACAGCCCGGCAGTGGTTTTTCTGTGGAGGAATGAAAAGTACTGGCCTGCAGCTTTTGTCTCGGACAATGTAGTGCAGTTTGGGTATACAGTCGACGATTTTATGTCACAGGAAATTCTGTATGGGAAAATCATACATCCCTATGACCTGAGAAGGGTTGAAGAAGAACTTGAAAGGAATATCCAGAAAGGGGAAGTAAGCTTCAATTCGGAATACAGGATTTTTACAAAAGCCGGAGACTTGCGATGGGTAAATGAAAGAACTTTTATCCAGAGGGAGAAAGATGGAGATGTGACCTGCTTTCAGGGGATAGTGCTGGATATAACTTCCAGGAAAAATATTGAAGAAGCCCTGAGAAAATCCCTCGAGATGCAGAAAGTGCTGAAAACGATAATCAGCAAAAGCTCAGCAGTAGCGTTCCTCTGGAAGAATATGGAAAACTGGCCTGTAGAGTTCGTTTCGGAAAACGTAACGCAGTTTGGATACACCGTAGAAGACTTCACTTCTGGCAGAATCCTTTACGGAGACATAGTTCATAGAGAGGACATCAACTCGGTCTCTGAAAGCCTTTCACGCTCTATTCGAGAAGGATTTGACTCTTTTGAGATGGAGTACCGAATTCTTACAGGGGACGGCAGTGTTCGCTGGGTTGAAGAGAGGACCTATATCCAGCGGGACACTCAGGGTAATGTAACTCACTTCCAGGGAATAGTTGTTGATGTTACCGAAAGAAAAGAAGCCCAGGAAATGCTCGAGATTCAGAGGGAGCTCGGGATAGCACTGAGCAGTACCTGGAACCTTCAGACCATGCTTAACCTTATCCTTGATGCCTGCCTGCAGGTAAAAGAGATAGATGCTGGAGGTATATACCTCAAAGACGAACTCCTTGACCAGATAAACCTTGTGGCGCACAGAGGACTCTCCTCAGAATTTGTGAAAAAAATTTATGCGTACAGGGCAGACTCTCCGGAAGCAAAGCAGGTCTGGACTGAGAAGCCAATTTATAAACTAAGTTTTTTTGCGGAAGAGATGGCAGACCTGTTAAGGAAAGAAAAGATCACCGCAGTCGCGGTAATCCCTATGAAGCACAGGGGAGAGATAATAGGCAGCCTGAATTTTGCTTCCCATACTGTGGACAGGATTCCGCAGAATATCCGCAATTTCCTGGAAAGCATTGCCCTTCAGGTAGTTAACTATATAGCTCCTGTCCGCATAGAGGCAGATTTTATATAA
- a CDS encoding DUF1699 family protein, whose product MKIRVVSSREEIFTLNPNERVVHLAFRPSNKDIFALVETCPKIEVIQLPKSYRRTVSKSIEMFLEMQRIQLIEGDVWGHRKDINEYYSIPSSVIEKIRELKMEGTPAERIEEKVARESKLNPEMVAYILTKEASV is encoded by the coding sequence ATGAAAATTAGAGTAGTCAGTTCTAGGGAAGAGATCTTTACACTTAACCCTAATGAGCGTGTTGTTCACCTGGCTTTCAGGCCTTCGAACAAGGATATTTTTGCGCTGGTGGAAACCTGCCCGAAGATTGAGGTAATTCAGTTACCGAAATCTTACAGGCGCACGGTTTCAAAGTCTATAGAAATGTTCCTTGAAATGCAAAGAATTCAGCTTATCGAAGGAGATGTGTGGGGGCACAGAAAAGACATTAACGAATACTACAGCATTCCGTCCTCTGTGATCGAAAAGATAAGAGAACTGAAGATGGAAGGCACACCTGCTGAGAGAATTGAGGAAAAGGTTGCAAGGGAAAGCAAACTGAACCCTGAAATGGTTGCTTATATCCTTACCAAGGAAGCTTCTGTTTAA
- a CDS encoding helix-turn-helix transcriptional regulator, translated as MKLELIELVFLSDKRKQLLLFLRSGPKNMDEITEALQATSTSILPQIKKLKDMSLVVQEDKSYTLSLIGKVLVEKMQPLVSTIELFENNFEYWSEKDLQGIPFSFRKKLGELGKCKLIQPDLDRMFELDPEVVENLSSSSYVFEAIAYFHPPMISLCQELAKKGVKFTFLMSESVFERYYKDYMEDFQSMMALENVKFFRYSGELKIASLTVTDKFFMISLFPKNQRHFDRESLICYEPSALKLGTELFNELLLNSTQVTEIPQK; from the coding sequence GTGAAACTGGAACTTATAGAGTTAGTTTTTCTTTCCGATAAGCGAAAACAATTGCTTCTTTTTTTAAGAAGCGGGCCCAAAAATATGGATGAAATTACGGAAGCCCTTCAGGCAACTTCCACTTCCATTCTGCCCCAAATTAAAAAATTAAAAGATATGTCCCTGGTCGTACAGGAGGACAAATCGTATACACTCTCACTCATAGGAAAAGTTCTCGTTGAAAAAATGCAGCCCCTTGTCAGCACTATAGAGCTTTTTGAAAATAATTTCGAGTACTGGTCGGAAAAAGATCTTCAGGGCATTCCATTTTCTTTCAGGAAAAAGCTCGGAGAACTCGGTAAATGCAAACTGATTCAGCCTGATCTTGACCGCATGTTCGAACTTGACCCGGAAGTTGTGGAGAACCTTTCCAGTTCAAGTTACGTTTTCGAAGCCATAGCCTACTTCCATCCGCCTATGATTTCTCTCTGCCAGGAGCTTGCAAAAAAGGGAGTTAAATTCACTTTTCTGATGTCTGAGTCTGTCTTTGAACGGTATTATAAAGACTATATGGAAGATTTCCAGAGTATGATGGCTCTTGAAAACGTAAAGTTTTTCCGATATTCGGGAGAGCTGAAAATTGCAAGTCTTACCGTTACTGATAAGTTCTTTATGATATCTCTTTTCCCGAAGAATCAGAGGCATTTTGACAGGGAGAGTCTTATATGCTATGAACCCTCTGCCCTGAAGCTGGGTACTGAGCTTTTCAACGAGCTTCTACTTAATTCAACTCAGGTTACTGAAATTCCTCAGAAATAA
- a CDS encoding MarR family winged helix-turn-helix transcriptional regulator, with protein sequence MDKLSLDEKVDSLIENGIRILNKAYALEKKPVDMGCGVLLYPSEFHLIEAAGKNPEENLTSIASRLGVTKGAISQTVKKLEKKGLVEKVRIPGNKKEVVLELTEFGKEAFEWHRSLHESMEAGIRKELEKMSDAEIKTFLRVYGHLEEMLDRCMER encoded by the coding sequence GTGGATAAACTGAGCCTGGACGAGAAGGTAGATTCCCTTATAGAAAATGGAATTCGAATCCTGAACAAAGCGTATGCACTTGAAAAAAAACCTGTTGATATGGGGTGTGGTGTGCTCCTTTACCCTTCGGAATTCCATTTAATCGAGGCAGCTGGTAAAAATCCGGAGGAAAACCTGACTTCCATAGCTTCCCGTCTTGGAGTAACAAAAGGAGCAATCTCCCAGACGGTTAAAAAACTTGAAAAAAAAGGACTTGTGGAAAAGGTCCGCATTCCAGGAAATAAAAAAGAGGTCGTACTCGAACTAACCGAGTTTGGAAAGGAAGCTTTTGAATGGCACAGATCCCTCCACGAATCCATGGAAGCAGGGATAAGGAAAGAACTTGAAAAAATGAGCGATGCCGAAATAAAGACATTTCTCAGAGTATATGGGCACCTTGAAGAGATGCTTGACCGATGTATGGAAAGATAA
- a CDS encoding helix-turn-helix transcriptional regulator has translation MKEKAKLTELVFLSDKRKKLLLFLKDKPRNMAEIQEHLSADPVSILPQIKKLKEGKLVVQKRHTYELSLMGVVVADKMPPFLGTLEVLEENFDYWTKRNLEGIPPFLRKRIFELRNCKLVLPDMSHMFELNPEFVEKLHSSTHILGFTSYFHPSFTTLYPELAKKKGVKISLMLTDPVLRRFEKDFGEELCTFLSFKNVRLFTYPQDPKIADFTVTDNFFLLTLFPKEKIFEHESLLSSEPEALKWGTDLFFHMLKEAVQVKEI, from the coding sequence ATGAAGGAGAAAGCTAAATTAACAGAACTGGTTTTCTTGTCAGATAAAAGGAAGAAACTTCTTCTTTTTCTGAAGGATAAGCCAAGAAATATGGCCGAAATTCAGGAGCACCTTTCCGCAGATCCTGTTTCAATTCTTCCCCAGATCAAAAAATTAAAAGAAGGTAAGCTTGTTGTACAGAAGAGGCACACCTATGAACTCTCTCTAATGGGAGTTGTAGTTGCTGACAAAATGCCGCCTTTTCTGGGAACTCTGGAAGTCCTGGAAGAAAATTTTGACTACTGGACGAAAAGGAACCTTGAAGGCATCCCTCCATTTTTACGCAAAAGAATTTTTGAACTGAGGAACTGCAAACTTGTCCTTCCAGACATGAGCCATATGTTCGAACTCAATCCTGAGTTTGTAGAAAAACTTCACTCCTCCACCCACATCCTCGGTTTTACTTCCTATTTTCATCCTTCTTTTACTACACTCTACCCTGAACTCGCAAAAAAGAAGGGAGTAAAAATCTCTTTAATGCTTACGGATCCGGTGCTCCGGAGGTTCGAAAAGGATTTCGGAGAGGAACTGTGCACCTTCCTGAGCTTTAAAAACGTCAGGTTATTCACCTATCCTCAGGACCCTAAAATTGCAGACTTTACCGTAACAGATAATTTTTTTCTGCTTACTCTTTTCCCCAAAGAAAAAATTTTTGAACACGAAAGCTTGCTAAGTTCAGAGCCTGAAGCCCTTAAATGGGGTACTGACCTTTTCTTTCATATGCTAAAAGAAGCAGTTCAGGTAAAAGAGATTTAA
- the tnpB gene encoding IS200/IS605 family element RNA-guided endonuclease TnpB, with protein sequence MLKAYKYRIYPSKKQKEMIQVHFGACRFVYNWALEQKIKTYEQTGKSILRFDLQHILVHEVKPSNEWLKEANSQALLASLVNVESAFTKFFREKSGFPKFKSKKNPVQSYQMPQHYAVDFEKQIIKLPKIGEVKTILHRRFEGKLKTATISRSSTGKYYISILVDNEKDIPEKQNFSESTTIGIDAGIKDFAVLSNGEKVENPKYLKNSLKRMKALQKRVSRKVKGSKNRNKARQHLSKIHETISNQRNNFQHQLSFRLISENQAIALETLNVKGMVKNHCLAQSISDASWSSFVTKLEYKAEWLGKTILRIGRFEPSSKLCNVCGHHNSNLTLDVREWTCPDCKTKHDRDINAAINIKKFSLQDQNLIVI encoded by the coding sequence ATGTTAAAAGCCTACAAATATCGAATCTACCCTAGCAAAAAACAAAAGGAAATGATACAAGTTCACTTTGGTGCATGTAGATTTGTCTATAACTGGGCTTTAGAACAAAAGATAAAAACTTATGAACAAACTGGGAAATCAATATTGAGGTTTGATTTACAGCACATTTTAGTCCATGAAGTAAAACCTTCTAACGAATGGTTAAAAGAAGCTAATTCACAGGCTCTACTTGCCTCTTTAGTAAATGTAGAATCAGCATTTACTAAATTCTTTAGAGAGAAATCCGGATTTCCTAAGTTCAAGTCTAAGAAAAATCCGGTTCAATCATATCAAATGCCTCAACATTATGCGGTAGATTTTGAGAAGCAGATAATTAAGCTTCCTAAAATAGGTGAAGTTAAAACCATACTTCATAGAAGGTTTGAAGGCAAACTTAAAACCGCAACAATTTCAAGATCAAGTACAGGAAAATATTATATCAGTATCCTTGTAGATAACGAAAAAGATATTCCTGAAAAGCAGAACTTTTCAGAATCAACTACAATAGGTATTGATGCAGGCATCAAAGATTTTGCAGTTCTATCAAATGGAGAAAAGGTTGAAAATCCAAAATACCTTAAAAATTCTCTAAAAAGAATGAAAGCTCTCCAAAAAAGAGTATCGAGAAAAGTTAAAGGCTCTAAGAATAGGAATAAGGCTAGACAGCATCTTTCAAAAATCCATGAAACTATTAGCAATCAGAGAAATAATTTCCAGCATCAACTCTCTTTCAGACTGATTAGCGAGAACCAAGCTATTGCGCTGGAAACTCTGAATGTTAAAGGTATGGTAAAAAATCATTGTCTGGCTCAGTCTATTTCAGATGCTTCGTGGAGTAGTTTTGTAACAAAATTAGAGTATAAAGCTGAATGGTTGGGAAAAACCATTTTACGAATAGGAAGATTTGAGCCATCTTCTAAATTATGCAATGTTTGTGGGCATCACAATTCTAATCTAACTCTTGATGTTAGAGAGTGGACGTGTCCTGATTGCAAAACAAAGCATGACAGAGACATAAATGCTGCAATCAATATCAAAAAGTTCTCTCTTCAAGATCAAAATCTTATAGTTATCTGA
- a CDS encoding TrkH family potassium uptake protein yields MYELVSPVNPFAVLKYTGHLLLVFSAVLLVPMCAALVLGETSAAVIYGSSALISAGTGVLIQKIIPDFELELKEALILAAVTFPLCSLVSAVPMALSAGMPFLDAYFECVSSLTTTGLSLAPNSPTKLFFFTRSWLQWIGGIGIIVLVLGILIRPGTTAFRLYRVNFGESRVRPSVIATARTLGTVYLVLTLISLTLLLFSGMSFYESVCHTLSAISTGGFSTQAESIGAYEGFLIPFFITISCIMGAISFSLYPEVLKNPKTLIRDPQVRYMLGLSILGTALFALTLSGGNSGPEMLGILPDAVFQTVSALTGTGFSTIDIASLSDASKGFLSAIMCIGGSIGSTTGGIKLFRLIVIVQLIRLVFYRFFLPREAITPLKVKSQVVDPDDVYRIMTYVLLYSVVLVFSAFIFMLYGINSADAIFETSSALATAGLSTGITDPGMPALLKLVLCADMLLGRVEIVPLFILFLPRTWFERSSKTGERKVRKDIA; encoded by the coding sequence ATGTATGAGCTCGTCTCTCCGGTAAACCCCTTTGCAGTCCTGAAATATACCGGACACCTTCTGCTGGTTTTTTCAGCAGTCCTGCTTGTCCCTATGTGTGCAGCGCTTGTTCTCGGGGAAACATCTGCAGCCGTAATTTATGGAAGCAGTGCCCTTATATCTGCAGGAACGGGTGTTCTGATTCAGAAAATAATTCCGGATTTCGAACTTGAGCTGAAGGAAGCTTTAATCCTTGCAGCCGTTACTTTTCCGCTTTGCTCTTTAGTTAGTGCGGTACCTATGGCACTTTCAGCCGGAATGCCCTTTCTGGACGCTTATTTCGAATGTGTTTCGAGCCTGACAACAACAGGCCTGAGCCTTGCTCCAAACTCCCCTACAAAACTCTTTTTTTTCACCCGATCCTGGCTGCAGTGGATAGGGGGAATAGGTATAATCGTGCTTGTGCTGGGAATCCTTATACGTCCGGGCACCACGGCATTCAGGCTTTACAGAGTAAACTTCGGGGAAAGTCGGGTTCGTCCAAGTGTAATTGCAACTGCCAGGACACTTGGAACGGTTTACCTGGTCCTGACCCTGATTTCATTGACACTTCTGCTTTTCAGTGGAATGTCTTTTTATGAATCAGTCTGCCATACTCTGAGTGCGATTTCTACGGGCGGATTTTCAACGCAGGCTGAAAGCATCGGAGCATACGAGGGCTTTTTGATCCCGTTCTTTATAACAATTTCTTGTATAATGGGTGCGATTAGCTTTTCGCTCTATCCGGAAGTCCTGAAGAACCCCAAGACCCTTATAAGAGATCCTCAGGTAAGGTACATGCTCGGGCTTTCCATACTCGGGACAGCACTTTTTGCTTTAACACTTTCAGGAGGAAACAGCGGGCCTGAAATGCTCGGGATATTGCCTGATGCTGTTTTTCAGACAGTCTCGGCCCTTACGGGAACAGGATTCTCAACTATAGACATAGCTTCCCTTTCGGATGCTTCAAAAGGCTTTCTCAGTGCAATTATGTGTATAGGAGGCAGCATAGGCTCAACTACAGGCGGGATCAAGCTTTTTCGATTGATTGTAATCGTGCAGCTGATAAGGCTTGTTTTCTACCGTTTTTTTCTCCCGAGGGAAGCGATTACTCCTCTCAAGGTAAAGTCACAGGTGGTCGATCCCGACGATGTTTACCGTATCATGACTTACGTGCTGCTTTACTCGGTTGTGCTTGTGTTCTCAGCTTTCATTTTCATGCTTTACGGCATAAACTCGGCAGATGCCATTTTTGAGACTTCAAGTGCTCTGGCCACAGCAGGGCTGTCAACAGGCATTACAGATCCGGGTATGCCGGCCCTGCTCAAGCTTGTTCTCTGTGCGGATATGCTGCTCGGGAGAGTAGAGATAGTTCCGCTCTTTATCCTGTTCCTCCCCAGAACCTGGTTTGAGAGAAGCAGTAAAACCGGAGAAAGGAAAGTCCGAAAAGATATAGCTTGA
- a CDS encoding potassium channel family protein, producing MRVIIIGASSLGMHLTHTLIRQGNEVVLIEREEEFARELAEELDCTVINAEGTHPDILEKAGMDCTDAVVACTNHDQDNILIGLIAQEAGVKKVIVKTDDTKFMEIAKKLGISSPINPPQISSTIISDALRGVDTIELSNLVRADVRVISLRTGEQHSGKRVSEVQFPENTECIGLYRENDFILARENPRLEKDDELLIITRSEHIDRIYEKIREA from the coding sequence ATGAGAGTAATCATTATTGGAGCCAGTTCACTGGGAATGCACCTGACTCACACGCTGATCAGGCAGGGAAATGAGGTTGTCCTTATCGAAAGGGAAGAGGAATTTGCGAGGGAACTTGCTGAAGAACTTGACTGCACAGTAATCAATGCCGAAGGCACCCACCCTGATATCCTTGAGAAAGCAGGAATGGACTGTACGGATGCAGTAGTAGCCTGTACTAACCATGACCAGGACAATATCCTCATAGGTCTGATTGCGCAGGAAGCAGGCGTGAAAAAGGTTATTGTCAAAACCGATGATACAAAATTTATGGAAATTGCTAAGAAGTTGGGAATAAGCTCTCCTATTAACCCGCCTCAAATTTCCTCAACAATCATTTCTGATGCTCTGCGCGGAGTTGACACAATCGAACTGAGCAATCTTGTCAGGGCTGATGTGCGTGTAATCAGCCTCAGAACAGGAGAACAGCATTCCGGTAAAAGGGTCTCTGAAGTCCAGTTTCCGGAAAATACCGAATGTATCGGGCTTTATAGAGAAAATGATTTTATTCTTGCGCGGGAAAACCCAAGGCTTGAAAAAGACGACGAGCTGCTCATAATCACACGTTCGGAACATATTGACAGAATTTACGAAAAAATTCGGGAAGCATAA
- a CDS encoding formaldehyde-activating enzyme, producing MKTVLKSMVGEALIGACPEIAHIDLVIGPRGGVR from the coding sequence GTGAAAACTGTTTTAAAAAGCATGGTTGGAGAAGCCCTCATTGGGGCATGCCCGGAAATTGCTCATATCGATCTGGTTATCGGTCCAAGAGGAGGGGTCCGGTAG